One segment of Nostoc flagelliforme CCNUN1 DNA contains the following:
- a CDS encoding phosphate/phosphite/phosphonate ABC transporter substrate-binding protein, with amino-acid sequence MSVTKKSLLGAGAAFAVLTGLVVSTVGAMQATIANPTANQQTPRLLAQGLKTLTIVFPSRADSTDLQNKANAVGAFLSKELGIPVVAQVGDDTAAVEALRANRADVAFLSSRPALKAKQLANASLYLAEVRPTYSGRYTYSSTFVVPKNSPLKTQNSAKATLEQLRGKKIAFTSPTSGSGFIIPVAELVKQKFVPNRDRLDGFFGQVSYGGNYSKALQAVVRGQADVAVVSEYALNPPYITAQEKNQLRVLHKITGVPAHGIAIDDDVPTPTREKIINALLKLNKSENNKLLSNLYNSTELVRINHDRHLATIRDALQIAGIEP; translated from the coding sequence ATGAGTGTTACAAAAAAGAGCTTATTGGGTGCTGGCGCGGCATTTGCAGTACTTACAGGTTTAGTAGTCAGCACAGTAGGGGCTATGCAGGCAACGATCGCCAACCCCACCGCTAATCAACAGACACCACGCTTACTTGCCCAAGGGCTGAAGACTCTAACAATAGTTTTTCCCAGTCGTGCTGATTCTACAGACTTGCAAAATAAAGCAAATGCGGTAGGAGCTTTTTTATCGAAAGAGTTAGGTATTCCAGTCGTCGCCCAAGTTGGTGATGATACAGCTGCTGTAGAAGCTTTGAGAGCAAATCGGGCTGATGTAGCTTTTTTAAGTAGCCGTCCGGCTTTGAAAGCGAAACAATTAGCAAACGCCAGCTTGTATCTAGCCGAAGTTCGTCCTACTTATTCTGGAAGATACACCTATAGCTCAACATTTGTTGTCCCTAAGAATAGTCCCCTAAAAACTCAAAATTCAGCTAAAGCCACTTTAGAACAACTGCGGGGCAAGAAAATTGCTTTTACTTCCCCTACTTCTGGCTCTGGGTTTATTATCCCTGTCGCTGAGTTGGTCAAACAAAAATTTGTACCCAACCGCGATCGCTTAGATGGTTTCTTTGGTCAAGTTTCTTACGGCGGTAATTACAGCAAAGCCTTGCAAGCAGTTGTGCGCGGTCAAGCTGATGTGGCTGTTGTGTCAGAATATGCTCTCAACCCACCTTATATCACCGCCCAAGAGAAAAATCAGTTACGGGTTCTGCACAAAATCACTGGTGTACCTGCCCACGGTATTGCTATTGATGATGATGTTCCAACTCCAACACGGGAAAAAATCATCAACGCCTTACTGAAATTAAATAAGTCGGAAAATAATAAGTTGTTAAGCAACTTGTACAATTCCACAGAATTAGTGCGAATTAACCACGATCGTCACCTAGCAACCATCCGTGATGCTCTACAAATTGCTGGGATTGAACCATAA
- a CDS encoding LmeA family phospholipid-binding protein yields MPEQNSQTTKANKIRIITQVLTTALKLWLRAQVSQILELEVEIKASDRQILSGRIPSVSIFATHAVYQGLLITQIQLIAENIRVNIGSVLKGKPLRLLETVPVVGDLIVDEKDLNASLSSDLLSTALSDLLVKVLPTHCPKSQPINWQKIILDNNQIILRGMRVTNSEITPLEICLSSQLLSGHELQLAHIKIKPDQGEILEDNHEYNLDLGSDVDIQELTLIPGKLVCRGRINVNP; encoded by the coding sequence ATGCCAGAGCAAAATTCCCAAACAACAAAAGCAAATAAAATCCGCATAATTACGCAGGTACTCACAACAGCCCTAAAGCTCTGGTTGAGAGCGCAAGTGAGCCAAATATTGGAATTAGAAGTGGAGATTAAAGCGAGCGATCGCCAAATTCTCTCTGGGCGTATCCCGTCGGTATCTATTTTTGCTACTCATGCGGTTTATCAAGGTCTCCTAATTACACAAATTCAATTAATAGCAGAAAATATTCGGGTAAATATCGGTTCCGTACTCAAGGGAAAACCGCTACGATTGTTAGAAACAGTACCAGTGGTTGGCGATTTGATCGTAGACGAGAAGGATCTCAATGCTTCTCTATCATCTGACTTATTATCGACTGCTTTGAGTGATTTACTGGTTAAAGTTTTACCAACACATTGCCCAAAGTCACAACCAATAAACTGGCAAAAAATTATCCTTGATAACAACCAAATTATACTGCGAGGTATGAGAGTAACCAATAGTGAAATAACACCTCTGGAGATTTGTCTAAGCTCACAGTTACTCAGTGGGCATGAGTTGCAACTGGCACATATAAAAATCAAACCCGACCAAGGGGAGATATTAGAGGACAATCATGAGTACAATCTGGATCTTGGCTCAGATGTCGATATCCAAGAACTAACGCTGATCCCAGGCAAGTTAGTGTGTCGTGGGCGGATTAACGTTAACCCTTGA
- a CDS encoding serine/threonine protein kinase, whose product MIGEILGERYEVQQLLGKKAGRRTLLARDLQTQELVVIKLLSFGDDFEWDSLKLFEREAETLKSLSHPLIPQYLTYFEVNLPTIKGFALVQTYIPAKTLEQYLQSGRTFTEAEVKQIAKALLEILIYLHGLYPPVIHRDIKPSNILLGERSGNSVGQVYLVDFGSVQTVLATETGTRTVVGTYGYMAPEQFGGRTVAASDLYSLGATLIYLMTGNHPADLPQKDFRIQFEEAANVSPSFSKWLKWMIEPSLEGRFSSAAGAIAALEKPQPINLPALVISKPDGSKIQLIKTWDSLEIIIPPSGFHESIVFTGFFAIVWNSFILFWTISALSITTFLTNIPFALFSLPFWGAGLMMMYKVIFNLFGSIYLRLNPEQITLTWELFSWKFERPRPSPRQSVNKLVYIPKHFTKGSKDTRVAVPAQLYICSGLQKYQIGGNDGGIKSEVELEWLAHELSEWLGLPITNPMGSELS is encoded by the coding sequence ATGATCGGCGAAATATTAGGCGAACGCTACGAAGTTCAGCAGCTACTAGGAAAAAAAGCAGGGCGGCGGACTTTGCTAGCTCGTGATTTGCAAACTCAGGAATTAGTTGTCATTAAGTTACTCTCTTTTGGTGATGACTTTGAATGGGATTCACTCAAGCTGTTTGAGCGGGAAGCTGAAACTTTAAAATCTTTGTCACATCCCTTAATTCCTCAGTATTTAACCTATTTTGAGGTAAATTTACCAACTATCAAAGGATTTGCGCTCGTACAAACTTATATCCCAGCAAAAACTTTAGAGCAATATTTACAAAGTGGGCGAACTTTTACAGAAGCTGAAGTCAAACAGATAGCCAAAGCGCTTTTGGAGATTCTTATTTACCTACATGGGCTGTATCCGCCTGTAATTCACCGTGATATTAAGCCTAGCAATATTTTATTAGGGGAGCGTTCTGGTAATAGTGTTGGTCAAGTTTATTTGGTAGATTTTGGCTCAGTACAGACTGTCCTAGCTACAGAAACTGGGACAAGAACTGTGGTAGGAACTTATGGCTATATGGCACCAGAGCAATTTGGCGGACGTACTGTTGCAGCATCTGACCTTTATAGTTTAGGCGCAACTTTAATTTATTTAATGACGGGTAATCACCCAGCCGATTTACCGCAAAAAGATTTTCGCATTCAGTTTGAAGAAGCGGCTAATGTGAGTCCCAGCTTTAGCAAGTGGCTAAAGTGGATGATTGAACCCAGTTTAGAAGGGCGTTTTAGTTCTGCTGCTGGTGCGATCGCAGCTTTAGAGAAACCACAACCGATTAACTTACCTGCTTTAGTTATTAGCAAACCAGATGGGAGTAAGATTCAACTAATCAAAACTTGGGATTCTCTCGAAATTATCATTCCACCATCTGGTTTCCATGAATCAATAGTATTCACAGGTTTCTTTGCGATCGTCTGGAATTCATTTATCCTATTTTGGACAATTAGCGCTCTCTCAATAACTACTTTTCTTACCAACATCCCCTTTGCCTTGTTCTCACTTCCTTTTTGGGGTGCTGGCTTGATGATGATGTATAAAGTTATCTTTAATTTGTTTGGAAGCATCTACTTACGCCTGAATCCAGAACAAATTACCCTAACCTGGGAGTTGTTTAGTTGGAAGTTTGAGCGTCCCCGTCCATCCCCAAGGCAAAGTGTTAATAAGTTGGTTTACATTCCAAAACATTTTACTAAAGGCTCTAAAGACACTAGAGTTGCCGTTCCAGCACAATTATATATTTGCTCAGGATTACAAAAATATCAGATTGGTGGAAACGATGGCGGTATTAAATCCGAAGTAGAACTTGAATGGTTAGCTCATGAATTAAGTGAGTGGTTAGGTTTGCCAATTACCAATCCAATGGGAAGTGAGTTGAGCTAA
- a CDS encoding pseudouridine synthase: protein MEARLQKVLAQWGIASRREAEEMIRHSRVRINGVLAHLGQKVDPQKDAIAIDGKPVSKKQRPALIYLLLHKPAGVVSTCYDPHRRPIVLDLLPKELREGTGIHPVGRLDADSTGALILTNDGNLTFGLTHPRHSISKTYRVLVEGHPPETVLKMWRQGVMLEGRKTRPAKVQLIEHRGEQSFLEIVLQEGRNRQIRRIAQQLGYPVIKLHRTAIGPIQLQTPKEPFLEEGKYRSLKNHEIHFLQDQITQPIKDSVELRSVSRHEMAKKEE from the coding sequence ATGGAGGCACGGTTACAAAAAGTTCTCGCTCAATGGGGTATCGCCTCACGTCGTGAAGCCGAAGAAATGATTAGGCACTCACGAGTGCGGATCAATGGGGTATTGGCACATTTAGGTCAAAAAGTTGATCCCCAAAAAGATGCGATCGCAATTGATGGTAAGCCTGTATCTAAAAAGCAGCGTCCGGCTTTAATATATTTATTGCTGCACAAACCAGCAGGTGTGGTTTCGACTTGCTACGACCCTCACCGCAGACCAATAGTCTTGGATCTACTACCGAAAGAATTACGGGAGGGTACAGGTATTCACCCAGTTGGACGTTTAGATGCAGATTCTACAGGAGCATTAATCCTGACCAATGACGGAAATCTGACATTTGGACTAACCCATCCCCGCCACAGTATTTCCAAGACATATCGTGTTTTGGTAGAAGGACATCCTCCAGAAACAGTACTGAAAATGTGGCGTCAGGGTGTGATGTTGGAGGGTAGAAAAACCAGGCCCGCTAAGGTACAGCTAATAGAACATCGTGGCGAGCAAAGCTTTTTAGAAATAGTGTTGCAGGAGGGAAGAAATCGCCAAATTCGCCGGATAGCTCAACAGTTAGGATACCCAGTAATCAAGCTACATCGGACTGCTATCGGCCCAATTCAGTTACAAACTCCAAAAGAACCTTTTTTGGAAGAGGGTAAATATCGTTCCCTCAAAAATCATGAGATTCACTTTTTGCAAGATCAGATAACGCAACCTATTAAAGATTCTGTGGAGTTAAGGAGTGTCAGTAGGCATGAAATGGCTAAAAAAGAAGAATAA
- a CDS encoding phosphatidate cytidylyltransferase — protein MPWSRIISGIVAIALALSATLLGGWYFTIIFAVIIFLGQQEYFNLVRARGIAPAAKTTMAVSQVLLVICTLDGSLADAVMPIAGTLICFYLLFQPKFATIADVSASIMGLFYVGYLPSYWVRLRAIDTAAFSNLPFGGYWPTTWTDFWEKANSASLPQGFTATLLTFLCIWAADIGAYTIGKFFGKTRLSDISPKKTVEGAVFGITSSIAVAIAGVYYLHLPRSPFTGLALGLLIGIASLLGDLTESMLKRDAGVKDSGQLIPGHGGILDRTDSYIFTAPLVYYFVTLLLPLL, from the coding sequence ATGCCTTGGTCTCGGATTATTAGTGGAATTGTTGCGATCGCTCTTGCTCTTTCTGCAACCCTTTTGGGGGGTTGGTACTTTACCATCATCTTTGCGGTTATCATCTTTTTGGGTCAACAGGAATATTTTAATTTAGTACGAGCCAGAGGCATCGCTCCTGCTGCTAAAACCACTATGGCTGTCAGCCAAGTTTTGCTGGTAATTTGTACCCTTGATGGCAGTTTAGCTGACGCTGTAATGCCAATTGCTGGCACACTTATTTGTTTTTACCTGCTGTTTCAGCCAAAATTTGCCACGATCGCTGATGTTTCCGCTTCTATTATGGGGCTATTTTACGTAGGTTATTTGCCGAGTTACTGGGTGCGATTACGAGCAATTGATACTGCTGCTTTTAGCAATCTTCCTTTCGGGGGTTATTGGCCCACAACCTGGACAGATTTCTGGGAAAAGGCAAATTCTGCTTCTTTACCACAAGGTTTTACAGCAACACTGCTGACTTTTTTGTGTATTTGGGCAGCAGATATCGGCGCTTACACTATTGGCAAATTCTTTGGGAAAACCCGTCTGTCTGATATTAGCCCGAAAAAAACTGTAGAAGGTGCTGTCTTTGGTATTACTTCAAGTATTGCTGTAGCCATAGCAGGAGTCTATTATTTGCACTTGCCCAGATCCCCCTTCACTGGTTTAGCATTGGGTTTGCTGATTGGCATTGCTAGTCTTTTGGGGGATCTTACCGAGTCTATGCTCAAGCGAGATGCTGGAGTCAAGGATTCTGGGCAGTTAATCCCTGGACACGGTGGTATTTTAGACCGTACTGATAGTTATATTTTCACTGCTCCGTTGGTATATTATTTTGTGACACTACTGTTGCCGCTACTATAG
- a CDS encoding phosphonate ABC transporter ATP-binding protein: MNDYVIECHNLETAYAPSLNRPILNGINCQIKRGEFVVLLGLNGAGKSTLLRSLVGLVPSVRGEIIVNNVEMNSRTLPKIRRDVGMLFQGGGLIRQLSALENVLCGCLGKRTTWQTLLGFSKRDRMLALNLLEQLGLLELAFQKTSQLSGGQQQRVAIARTLIQSPQILLVDEPITGLDVVASQQVMETLSQLHTQQGMTIVAVLHDLGIAEKYAGQAIVLDAGRVVYQGLCDNLQAKFAKVSDSIKRQGSRGQGAGENNPNREP, encoded by the coding sequence ATGAATGATTATGTTATTGAGTGCCATAACCTAGAGACAGCTTATGCTCCCTCTCTAAATCGTCCTATTCTCAACGGTATTAATTGCCAGATTAAACGCGGTGAATTTGTCGTTTTGCTGGGGCTAAATGGTGCTGGTAAGTCTACATTACTACGATCGCTAGTTGGATTAGTGCCATCAGTGAGAGGAGAAATCATCGTCAATAATGTTGAGATGAATTCCCGAACACTGCCAAAGATTCGGCGCGATGTTGGTATGTTATTTCAAGGTGGCGGATTGATTCGGCAGTTATCAGCACTGGAAAATGTTTTGTGCGGATGCCTTGGTAAAAGAACAACTTGGCAAACACTGTTGGGATTTTCCAAACGCGATCGCATGTTGGCACTAAATTTATTAGAACAGTTAGGACTCTTAGAGTTAGCTTTTCAAAAAACCAGTCAATTAAGTGGTGGACAGCAACAACGAGTAGCGATCGCCCGGACTTTAATTCAATCACCGCAAATTCTCTTAGTCGATGAACCCATCACTGGGTTAGATGTTGTGGCATCCCAACAAGTCATGGAAACTCTATCCCAATTGCACACTCAGCAAGGCATGACTATTGTCGCAGTTTTGCACGATTTGGGAATCGCAGAAAAATACGCAGGGCAAGCGATCGTCTTAGATGCTGGACGCGTCGTTTACCAAGGACTTTGTGACAACTTACAAGCTAAATTTGCTAAAGTTTCCGATTCAATAAAAAGGCAAGGGAGCAGGGGGCAGGGGGCAGGGGAAAATAACCCCAACCGAGAGCCGTGA
- the malQ gene encoding 4-alpha-glucanotransferase codes for MPFPRSSGILLHPTSFPSRFGVGDLGLEAYRFIDFLKDTHQQYWQVLPLGPTGYGNSPYMCYSAMAGNPLLVSPEKLRDEGLLTEEDFANLPGFPVEKVDFDQVVPIKIGLLKKACENFKVNATDIQKNEFAGFCDSKAYWLDNYALFMALKDAHNGASWHTWEAEFVKREPEALAQVESRLNEDIFYYKFVQFEFFRQWSDLKSYANMRGIDIIGDIPIYVSHDSADVWAHPDIFCLDEETGVAAQMAGVPPDYFSATGQLWGNPVYNWEELQKQDFKWWVQRFEAMLDYVDIIRIDHFRGFEAYWSVAKGEETAMNGKWVEAPGDAFFEAIREKLGKLPVLAEDLGVITPEVEALRDKYEFPGMKVLQFAFGSDPGNPFLPFNYPRNAVVYTGTHDNDTTVGWFNSASDYEKQNLLLYLGCVSPEGIHWDLIRLALSSIANQAIIPLQDVLGLGNEARMNFPSTAEGNWGWRYQAEALRDELRDRLKVLTRLNGRAPEGQ; via the coding sequence ATGCCTTTTCCTAGATCCAGTGGCATTTTGCTGCATCCTACCTCCTTTCCCAGCCGATTTGGCGTTGGAGATTTAGGCTTAGAAGCCTATCGCTTCATCGATTTTCTTAAAGATACCCATCAACAATATTGGCAAGTTTTACCCTTGGGGCCCACTGGATACGGCAATTCCCCCTATATGTGCTACTCGGCAATGGCGGGAAATCCCCTGCTGGTTAGCCCAGAAAAACTGCGAGATGAGGGTTTGCTCACTGAAGAAGACTTTGCTAATTTACCAGGATTCCCGGTAGAAAAGGTAGACTTCGACCAGGTTGTGCCAATTAAGATTGGGCTACTCAAAAAAGCTTGTGAAAACTTTAAAGTGAATGCTACGGACATCCAAAAAAACGAGTTTGCAGGTTTTTGCGATAGTAAAGCTTATTGGCTAGATAATTACGCCTTATTTATGGCGTTGAAAGATGCCCACAATGGTGCAAGCTGGCATACATGGGAAGCAGAATTTGTCAAGCGCGAACCAGAAGCATTAGCTCAGGTAGAAAGTCGGCTCAACGAAGATATTTTTTATTACAAGTTCGTCCAATTTGAGTTTTTCCGGCAGTGGTCAGACCTGAAAAGCTACGCCAACATGCGCGGTATTGACATTATCGGCGATATCCCTATTTACGTATCTCATGATAGTGCCGACGTGTGGGCGCATCCCGACATCTTTTGCTTAGACGAAGAGACAGGAGTTGCCGCCCAAATGGCAGGAGTTCCACCAGATTACTTTAGCGCCACCGGTCAATTGTGGGGCAACCCGGTTTATAACTGGGAGGAATTACAAAAACAAGACTTTAAATGGTGGGTGCAACGCTTTGAGGCAATGCTGGATTATGTAGATATAATTCGCATTGACCACTTCCGGGGCTTTGAGGCTTATTGGTCAGTAGCCAAAGGCGAAGAAACTGCCATGAATGGCAAATGGGTGGAAGCACCTGGAGACGCTTTTTTTGAAGCGATTAGAGAGAAGTTAGGCAAGCTACCCGTCTTGGCGGAAGACTTGGGAGTAATTACACCAGAAGTAGAAGCACTACGAGACAAGTATGAATTTCCTGGGATGAAGGTTTTACAGTTTGCCTTTGGTTCTGATCCCGGTAATCCATTCTTACCATTCAATTACCCGCGAAATGCTGTAGTTTATACGGGCACTCACGATAACGACACAACTGTAGGCTGGTTTAATTCAGCCAGCGACTACGAAAAGCAAAACCTGTTGCTTTATTTAGGTTGTGTTAGTCCTGAAGGCATCCACTGGGATTTAATTCGCCTAGCTTTGAGTTCTATAGCCAACCAAGCGATTATTCCTTTGCAAGATGTTTTGGGATTAGGAAACGAAGCGCGGATGAATTTTCCTAGTACTGCTGAGGGTAACTGGGGGTGGCGCTATCAAGCAGAAGCGTTGAGAGATGAATTACGCGATCGCTTGAAAGTTCTTACCAGACTCAATGGACGCGCCCCGGAAGGGCAGTGA
- a CDS encoding helix-turn-helix domain-containing protein has product MKWLKKKNNNQPSISLEQQRAEKLAEMGAQLWALRQEQGLSLEQMVALTRIPQRLLQAIEEGNLNDLPEPVYIQGLIRQFADALGLNGVEFSGTFPISSAQVNPQGIENNSPLNQLRPIHLYFLYILLIVCSVNGLSQLLNNAVLQASTSNNQNQPSPKQKSIVKPEIAQVKESVEVQRVNDTLSAVQQGKAVQIGVTLKASSWIRVVADGKTEFEGTLPEGSHRIWKAQEQLTVKTDNAGGVLMSVNQEKAKEMGEPGKEEEVRIAAKPKF; this is encoded by the coding sequence ATGAAATGGCTAAAAAAGAAGAATAATAACCAGCCATCAATTTCATTAGAGCAACAACGAGCCGAAAAGTTGGCTGAAATGGGCGCTCAACTTTGGGCATTGCGTCAAGAACAGGGATTATCTCTAGAGCAAATGGTTGCCTTGACAAGGATTCCCCAGCGATTATTGCAGGCGATCGAAGAAGGTAATTTAAACGATCTGCCAGAACCAGTTTATATACAGGGTTTAATCAGGCAATTCGCCGATGCACTAGGTTTGAATGGAGTAGAATTTTCTGGTACTTTTCCGATTAGTTCTGCACAAGTGAACCCTCAAGGTATAGAGAATAATTCACCCCTTAATCAACTACGTCCGATTCATCTTTACTTTCTTTACATATTGCTAATTGTATGCTCTGTAAATGGCTTATCTCAGTTATTAAATAACGCAGTACTACAAGCAAGTACAAGTAATAATCAAAATCAGCCATCCCCAAAACAAAAGTCCATTGTTAAACCAGAAATAGCCCAAGTAAAAGAGTCAGTGGAGGTTCAACGGGTTAACGATACCCTTAGCGCCGTCCAACAGGGAAAGGCAGTACAGATTGGTGTAACTTTGAAAGCGTCATCTTGGATTCGCGTAGTAGCCGATGGCAAAACCGAGTTTGAGGGTACTCTCCCAGAGGGAAGTCACCGGATTTGGAAAGCCCAAGAGCAACTCACAGTGAAAACTGATAATGCTGGTGGCGTGTTAATGAGCGTCAATCAAGAAAAAGCCAAGGAAATGGGAGAACCGGGGAAAGAAGAAGAAGTTAGAATTGCTGCAAAACCTAAGTTTTGA
- the phnE gene encoding phosphonate ABC transporter, permease protein PhnE, which yields MSSFLKLKRLRFYPWLSSLLILLIVVIVYGWALRGLKLDFELLRSSWPYITDFITRLFPPDWKVLDIAVKALIETVQMSLWGTTIGAILSVPIAIASASNIAPRWLRSLANLLQNTVRSVPSIILGLIFVAATGLGAPAGTLALGIYTIGYLAKFYQQAIEAVDPRSLESLQVIGASKLQIAQYGILPQVLPLGLGYTFWMFEYNIRAASVLGVVGAGGIGFQLKSYIDGFEYTKATTMMLVLLVVVTVIDAFSSQLRHRLDSM from the coding sequence ATGAGTTCCTTTCTTAAATTAAAACGCTTACGCTTCTACCCTTGGCTGAGTTCTCTACTCATCTTATTAATTGTCGTAATAGTTTATGGTTGGGCTTTGCGAGGACTCAAACTCGATTTTGAACTGCTGCGTTCTAGCTGGCCATACATCACCGATTTTATTACCCGGTTATTTCCTCCCGATTGGAAAGTTTTAGATATTGCAGTTAAGGCACTAATTGAAACTGTACAGATGTCTTTATGGGGAACTACCATTGGAGCCATTCTTTCTGTACCAATTGCTATAGCTAGTGCCAGCAATATTGCGCCTAGGTGGTTGCGATCGCTAGCTAATTTACTGCAAAATACTGTGCGTTCTGTTCCCTCAATTATTCTGGGGCTAATTTTTGTTGCTGCCACTGGCTTAGGCGCACCAGCAGGAACTTTAGCTTTGGGAATCTACACCATCGGCTACCTTGCCAAATTTTATCAACAGGCAATTGAAGCGGTTGATCCGCGTTCTCTTGAATCCTTGCAAGTTATCGGAGCCTCGAAGCTACAGATTGCTCAATACGGCATTCTCCCGCAAGTGCTACCTCTGGGATTGGGTTACACTTTTTGGATGTTTGAGTACAACATTCGTGCTGCTTCTGTCTTGGGTGTAGTTGGTGCAGGTGGTATTGGCTTTCAGTTAAAAAGTTACATCGACGGGTTCGAGTACACCAAAGCAACAACCATGATGTTAGTGCTTTTGGTAGTCGTCACAGTAATTGATGCTTTTAGTAGCCAATTACGTCATCGGCTCGATTCTATGTAA
- a CDS encoding NUDIX domain-containing protein — MTYRNPAPTVDIIIELVDRPHRPIVLIERHNLPLGWAIPGGFVDYGEAVEVAARREAQEETGLQVELVEQLLVYSDPNRDPRQHTISIVFLATATGEPVAGDDAKGVGIFEYWRVPGNLCFDHDRILRDYWRYRHYGIRPRLG, encoded by the coding sequence ATGACTTACCGAAATCCTGCACCGACAGTTGATATCATCATTGAACTAGTAGATCGACCTCATCGACCAATAGTGTTAATTGAAAGGCATAATCTACCTTTAGGTTGGGCTATTCCTGGTGGTTTTGTAGATTATGGAGAAGCGGTGGAAGTGGCGGCGCGGCGAGAAGCGCAAGAGGAGACGGGTTTACAGGTGGAGTTAGTTGAACAATTACTGGTGTATTCTGATCCCAATCGCGATCCGCGTCAGCATACCATTAGCATTGTGTTTTTGGCGACAGCGACCGGTGAACCTGTGGCTGGGGATGATGCTAAGGGTGTAGGAATTTTTGAGTATTGGCGTGTGCCCGGTAATTTATGTTTTGACCACGATCGCATTTTGCGGGATTATTGGCGATATCGGCATTATGGGATACGTCCGAGGTTGGGGTAA
- the cbiT gene encoding precorrin-6Y C5,15-methyltransferase subunit CbiT — MPSQLWPYITPGIPDELFENLPGIPLSQREVRLLLIAQLRLKSDSVLWDIGAGTGTIPVEVGLLCPGGKIIAIERDEEVANLIKRNCDRFDVKNVEVIEGSAPECLHDLKVTPHCVCIEGGRPIQDILQAAWHYLPPSGRVVATAANLESLYAISQSFSLLRARNIEVVQSAVNRLETRGFSQTFTAVDPIFILSGEKLD; from the coding sequence ATGCCCTCCCAACTTTGGCCTTATATTACCCCTGGTATTCCCGATGAATTGTTTGAAAATTTGCCAGGAATTCCCCTGAGTCAGCGAGAAGTCCGACTGCTGTTAATTGCCCAACTGCGACTAAAGTCAGATTCTGTGTTGTGGGATATTGGCGCAGGCACGGGTACAATTCCGGTAGAGGTGGGGCTATTGTGTCCAGGCGGAAAGATTATCGCTATAGAAAGGGATGAAGAAGTAGCTAATCTGATCAAGCGGAACTGCGATCGCTTTGATGTTAAAAACGTCGAAGTAATTGAAGGTAGCGCCCCAGAGTGTTTACACGATCTTAAAGTTACACCTCACTGCGTTTGTATTGAGGGAGGACGCCCCATTCAGGACATTTTGCAAGCAGCATGGCATTATTTGCCACCATCCGGTCGGGTTGTAGCCACAGCTGCTAATCTAGAAAGTCTGTATGCTATTTCTCAGAGCTTTTCTCTGTTAAGGGCTAGAAATATCGAAGTCGTCCAGTCTGCCGTTAACCGCTTAGAAACGCGTGGTTTTTCTCAAACCTTTACCGCCGTTGATCCCATTTTTATCCTTAGTGGTGAGAAACTGGATTAG